The following proteins come from a genomic window of Henningerozyma blattae CBS 6284 chromosome 4, complete genome:
- the RNA1 gene encoding GTPase-activating protein RNA1 (similar to Saccharomyces cerevisiae RNA1 (YMR235C); ancestral locus Anc_8.769), whose protein sequence is MATLHLSPTYKDAEVFSIQGKALKLTSEDDIKPILEDLSKLEIVKKIDFSGNTIGIEASKELAKFINSNDSILLNIEEINFADLYTSRLVDEVVESLTALLPVLLKCKKLTILNLSDNAFGLRTIDQLENYITHAIHLKHLLLSNNGMGPFAGERIGKALFHLAQNKESAKTPYLETFICGRNRLENGSALYLALGLKAHKDGLKVVKLYQNGIRPKGVSTLLNYGLQYNKSLEILDLQDNTFTSSASLILAKVLPIWKSTLIELNLNDCLLKTAGSDAVFKVVKENTFPNLKTLKFEYNEMSQETLENYLIPSIEGTSLPVLEHLEINGNRFEEDSEPLDVLQAKFEDLELDDLEEVDSDEDEDNEDEEEEEDEEEKMDEVDVTLLEKNLSKLNVDDLAADLANTHI, encoded by the coding sequence ATGGCTACTTTACATCTCTCTCCAACTTACAAGGATGCAGAGGTCTTTTCGATTCAAGGTAAAGCTTTAAAATTAACCTCTGAAGATGACATTAAACCAATTTTGGAAGATTTATCCAAGCTAGAAATTGTTAAGAAAATTGATTTCTCTGGTAATACAATTGGTATCGAAGCTTCAAAGGAGTTagcaaaatttattaattctaaCGATTCTATTTTActaaatattgaagaaatcaATTTTGCTGATTTATATACTTCAAGATTAGTTGATGAAGTTGTTGAATCATTAACTGCTTTATTACCAGTTTTATTGaaatgtaaaaaattaactatACTTAATTTATCAGATAACGCCTTTGGATTAAGAACCATCGatcaattagaaaattacaTCACCCATGCTATCCATTTGAAACATTTATTGTTGAGCAATAATGGTATGGGTCCATTTGCAGGTGAAAGAATTGGGAAGGCATTATTCCATTTAGCCCAAAATAAGGAATCTGCAAAAACACCTTATTTAGAAACTTTTATTTGTGGTAGAAATAGATTAGAAAATGGATCCGCTTTATACTTAGCTCTTGGTTTAAAAGCTCATAAAGATGGCTTAAAAGTTGTTAAATTGTATCAAAATGGTATTAGGCCAAAAGGTGTTTCAACTTTATTGAACTATGGTTtacaatataataaatctttggAAATATTGGATTTACAAGATAATACTTTCACTTCAAGCgcttctttaattttagcAAAAGTTTTACCAATTTGGAAATCAACTTTGATTGAATTAAACTTAAATGATTGTCTTCTAAAGACAGCTGGTTCAGATGCTGTTTTTAAAGTTGTTAAGGAAAATACTTTCCCAAACTTGAAAACTTTGAAGtttgaatataatgaaatgaGTCAAGAGacattagaaaattatttaattccaTCAATTGAAGGAACTAGCTTACCAGTATTAGAGCACTTGGAAATTAATGGTAATAgatttgaagaagattcTGAACCATTAGATGTCTTACAAGCTAAATTTGAAGATCTAGAATTGGATGATTTAGAAGAAGTTGATAGTGACGAAGACGAAGATAACGAAGacgaagaagaagaagaggatGAAGAGGAAAAAATGGACGAAGTAGACGTCacattattagaaaagaaTTTATCAAAGTTAAATGTCGATGATTTAGCTGCTGATTTAGCCAATACTCATATTTAA
- the TIM18 gene encoding Tim18p (similar to Saccharomyces cerevisiae TIM18 (YOR297C); ancestral locus Anc_8.767) yields MNLIRPYTQTTNILKSTISRTSNISKRRISKQITPCTLINSKRFFSLTPDFSKLKLNKTPAGGVIGDVNEPFKINETNFYEGSYHWQYEHIITITLLPLTGYSLYAGLTDVIIHPLIDASLCTSYLLFVYYELVSCITDYIPKRKFGVWNTFARYLLSGGTALSLYGIYELETNGNGFVELLKSIWKKEKYTDFDSKYYE; encoded by the coding sequence ATGAATCTAATACGACCATATACTCAAACAACAAATATTCTTAAATCGACAATCTCTCGgacttcaaatatttctaaaagaagaatttcaaaacaGATTACACCATGCacattaattaattctaaacGATTCTTTTCACTTACACCtgatttttccaaattaaaACTCAACAAAACACCAGCTGGTGGAGTTATTGGTGATGTTAATGAGccttttaaaataaatgaaactAATTTTTATGAAGGTTCATATCATTGGCAATATGAGCATATCATTACTATTACGTTACTTCCACTAACGGGCTATTCTTTATACGCAGGACTAACTGACGTGATTATACACCCATTGATTGATGCCAGTCTTTGCACatcttatttattatttgtttattacGAATTAGTAAGTTGCATAACCGATTACATACCGAAAAGAAAGTTTGGTGTTTGGAATACTTTTGctagatatttattaagTGGTGGTACTGCCCTAAGTTTATATGGAATATATGAATTAGAAACCAATGGTAACGGATTTGTTGAACTTTTAAAGTCCATATggaaaaaggaaaaatataCAGACTTTGATTCTAAATACTACGAGTAA
- the MBF1 gene encoding multiprotein-bridging factor 1 (similar to Saccharomyces cerevisiae MBF1 (YOR298C-A); ancestral locus Anc_8.770) produces MSDWEANTIIGSKARRGASGPRATVTKSQGQINAARRQGLVVSVDKKYGSTNVKGDSEGQRLTKVDRETDIIKPKKLDANVGKAISRVRTEKKLSQKELATKINEKPTVINDYEAGRAIPNQQVLGKLERALGVKLRGKNIGEPLGGPKKK; encoded by the coding sequence atgtCTGATTGGGAAGCTAACACAATTATTGGTTCTAAGGCCAGACGTGGCGCTAGTGGTCCAAGAGCCACTGTCACTAAATCTCAAGGTCAAATCAATGCTGCTAGAAGACAAGGTTTAGTGGTCTCTGTAGATAAAAAATACGGTAGTACTAACGTCAAAGGTGACAGTGAAGGTCAAAGATTAACTAAGGTCGATCGTGAAactgatattattaaaccAAAGAAATTGGACGCCAATGTTGGTAAAGCTATTTCTCGTGTACGTActgaaaagaaattatctCAAAAAGAACTAGCTACAAAAATCAATGAAAAGCCAACTGTTATTAACGATTATGAAGCTGGAAGAGCCATTCCAAACCAACAAGTCTTGGGTAAGTTAGAAAGAGCATTAGGTGTCAAGTTGAGAGGTAAGAATATTGGTGAACCTTTGGGTGGTCCAAAGAAGAAGTAA